A stretch of Plasmodium chabaudi chabaudi strain AS genome assembly, chromosome: 14 DNA encodes these proteins:
- a CDS encoding meiosis-specific nuclear structural protein 1, putative, which yields MKRYNEKDINARIQREQQNEYARERIRADMKLDNYSKLQATSDDKNEAAQNKKHAEELIKEKCVETNECNSKREDDYAMSVDFDSEKIKEERTRKCQLLNEKQKEEKEIADKILREKALQHALQNDEGYKRLKGKLDEMATLKVRENQIKDAKMLKIKEKEEEESKIGEQIEKIMKKEEHEDEKKKQANQEKIMETQKELQHQIDENSKKKKEKYYTNLKERSNIDNIVKSYQEEEKKKKEEGLIKQKKLLKEFQEQIELKNKKKELEKKNALEEELRNNEYIKEREQKMKNFHKKKEEKSIEKQKVVNELAHKEYQIHKEKENMDELLNKLYIDEHDFKEKQKEIQENEKKLQLKKEMLKQLETDIKLKEEIRQHEREEDEQRKIKILEEKKKLDKIDQYTDQKRKEKLLQYRKEIYEAFQEKKDAVKNERIQEEQEKQKIIQEQAYYENLINQEKVKLLDKYSKDILKNVPEHEYDKIKNKN from the coding sequence ATGAAAcgatataatgaaaaagatatCAATGCGAGAATCCAGAGAGAGCAGCAAAATGAATATGCTCGTGAAAGAATAAGGGCTGACATGAAACTTGACAACTACAGTAAGCTTCAAGCTACATCTGACGATAAAAATGAAGCAGcccaaaataaaaaacatgcTGAAGAactaataaaagaaaagtgTGTAGAAACAAATGAATGCAATAGTAAAAGAGAAGATGATTATGCCATGTCTGTTGATTTTGATAGTGAAAAAATCAAAGAGGAAAGAACCAGAAAATGccaattattaaatgaaaaacaaaaagaagaaaaagaaattgctgataaaatattgagAGAAAAGGCATTGCAACATGCTTTACAAAATGATGAAGGATATAAAAGGttaaaaggaaaattaGATGAAATGGCAACATTAAAAGTTAGagaaaatcaaataaaagatgccaaaatgctaaaaataaaagaaaaagaagaagaagaaagCAAGATAGGAGAacaaatagaaaaaattatgaaaaaagaagaacATGAGgatgagaaaaaaaaacaagcaaatcaagaaaaaattatggaaACACAAAAAGAACTACAACATCaaattgatgaaaatagtaaaaaaaagaaagaaaaatactatacaaatttaaaagaaagaaGTAATATAGATAATATTGTGAAATCTTATcaagaagaagaaaagaaaaaaaaagaagaggGCTTAATAAAAcagaaaaaattgttaaaagAATTTCAAGAACAAatcgaattaaaaaataaaaaaaaagaattagaaaaaaaaaatgcattagAAGAAGAATTAAGAAacaatgaatatattaaagaaagagaacaaaaaatgaaaaatttccataaaaaaaaagaagaaaaaagtatagaaaaacaaaaagttGTTAATGAATTAGCACATAAAGAATATCAAATacataaagaaaaagaaaacatggatgaattattaaataaattatatattgacGAACATgattttaaagaaaaacaaaaagaaattcaagaaaatgaaaaaaaattacaactcaaaaaagaaatgttAAAGCAATTAGAAACAGATATTAAGTTAAAAGAAGAAATTAGACAACATGAGAGAGAAGAAGATGAGCAaagaaaaatcaaaattttggaagagaaaaaaaaattagacaAAATTGATCAATATACTGatcaaaaaagaaaagaaaaattattacaataCAGAAAGGAAATTTATGAAGCCTTccaagaaaaaaaagatgccgttaaaaatgaaagaatACAAGAAGAACaggaaaaacaaaaaattatacaagaGCAAgcatattatgaaaatttaataaatcaagAAAAAGTTAAACTTCTAGATAAGTATAGCAAGGACATACTAAAAAATGTGCCAGAACatgaatatgataaaattaaaaataaaaattaa
- a CDS encoding alternative splicing regulator, putative — protein sequence MVESLNVSATDVIRLILQYLKENNLIRSFYVLQEESNVKLNATSNIDILIRDINKGDWKNVLFNISTIDLSDDTLMNIYEQLICELIEYKEKELAENIMNECIIFKRMEKKYSYKYKKLVDIMSSVNSGNSVGKNILYDGMTKDEKRNNLCMMINNEISSCAPSRLLALIGMALKWQNEHNIIKNKNGEFDIFRNVEKSEIKTIDVYPEKILKSINFGNDSNVECCISSYQKDYLITGTSDGFIEIWNWYTGKLNMDLEYQKENKIMTHDNAIVSLCISKDDEILLSGDSNGLIKIWRIKTGSCLRQINAHTNAITSMHFNADQTQILTCSYDNTVKIHGLKSLNCLKEFTNHSSLVHSAIYTLDNSKVICGTDEGKIFIYNHKTCECINSFYVYYNINETIIYPAVINIILITKTLDELILVCSKSPYCYIMNLKGKIIKTYTNITDNDMNSENYVNFVYACFSPNYKYVYCLGENQYLYCFDYITTKLETQIKLHEKDAIGIMHNQTQNFMASWALDGSLNIIQ from the coding sequence atggtGGAGTCGCTAAATGTGTCAGCCACCGATGTAATTAGACTAATACTACAATACTTGAAGGAAAACAATTTGATAAGAtcattttatgtattacaAGAAGAAAGCAatgtaaaattaaatgcaACAAGTAATAttgatattttaataagGGATATTAATAAAGGGGATTggaaaaatgtattatttaatataagtaCTATAGATTTATCTGATGATAcattaatgaatatatatgaacaatTAATATGTGAATTAAttgaatataaagaaaaagaattagcggaaaatataatgaatgaatgtataatatttaaaaggatggaaaaaaaatattcatataaatataaaaagctAGTAGACATAATGAGCAGTGTTAATAGTGGCAATAGTGTagggaaaaatatattatatgatgGTATGacaaaagatgaaaaaagaaataatttatgtatgATGATAAACAATGAAATATCATCATGTGCACCATCAAGATTACTCGCTTTAATAGGTATGGCATTAAAATGGCAAAATGaacataatattattaaaaataagaatggtgaatttgatatatttagaaatgtcgaaaaaagtgaaataaaaactatTGATGTATATcctgaaaaaatattaaaaagtataaatttTGGAAACGATTCAAATGTTGAATGTTGTATTTCTTCATATCAAAAGGATTATTTAATTACTGGAACATCAGATGGTTTTATAGAAATTTGGAATTGGTATACtggaaaattaaatatggatttagaatatcaaaaagaaaataaaattatgacaCATGATAATGCAATTGTTAGTTTGTGTATAAGTAAAGAcgatgaaatattattgagTGGTGATTCTAATGGgcttattaaaatatggaGGATAAAAACAGGTTCCTGTTTAAGACAAATTAATGCACATACTAATGCAATTACATCTATGCATTTTAATGCTGACCAAACACAAATATTAACATGTTCTTATGATAATACAGTTAAAATACATGGATTAAAATCattaaattgtttaaaaGAGTTTACAAATCATTCATCACTTGTTCATTCagctatatatacattagaTAATTCAAAAGTGATTTGTGGTACCGATGAAggtaaaatttttatatataatcacAAAACATGTGAATGTATAAATTccttttatgtatattataatattaatgaaacAATTATATACCCAGCagttattaatattatactaATAACCAAAACATTAGACGAATTAATTTTGGTATGCTCTAAATCACCTTATTGCTATATTATGAATCTAAaaggaaaaattattaagaCATATACCAACATAACGGATAATGATATGAATAGTGAAAATTatgttaattttgtttatgcATGTTTTTCtccaaattataaatatgtatattgtTTAGGAGAAAATCAGTACTTATATTGTTTCGATTATATAACTACAAAATTAGAGACACAGATTAAATTACATGAAAAAGATGCAATAGGTATTATGCATAATCAGACACAAAACTTCATGGCCTCATGGGCTCTTGACGGATCTCTAAACATAATacagtaa